CGAGCGGTGTGGCGGTGGTCATGACGCTTTCGCCCCTATGGCAAGCCGGGGAAAAGGGCAACTGTATGCAGCAACCGCTGCCCTCGTCCCCGTTTGCCTCATTCGCCCGGCGCGCGTGCGCGGATGGCCAGTGCGTGGACCCGCCCGCCCGGCAGATCGCCCAGCGCGCCATTGACCAGCCGCTGGCGGGCCAGACGCGAAACCCCGGCAAAGGCAGGGCTCTCGATCTCGACCGTAAAGTGCGATTCGCCCGTGCCGTCATCGCCCATATGACCGCTGTGACGGGCCGAATCGTTGGTGATCAGCAGATGCGTGGGCGCCAGTGCTTCCACAAGTTTACGTTCGATTTCCTGGGCAATCGGGCCTGCCATGTCTTTCCTTTCGCGTGGGCAGATACCATGTGCAATCGCGTGAAGCATGACAAGTTCCATGGCCGCGTCTCGGGGAACGGGCGCCTTTGCAATGCTCCGGGATGCGAGGATTCCGGCGAATTTCGTGCGCCCGGCGTGCGGCCCTCGGGGTTCGACGGGCCGGGCGACTATCGCTGGTTCTGCCTCGACCATATCCGCGCGTTCAACGCCGGGTACGATTTCTTTGCCGGGATGAGCCAGGACGAGATTCTGGCCGCGCAATCGCCGATCTCCGGCTGGGAAGACAGCACGCGCGCGTTTCGCCCCGATGCCGGGATCGACCAGGCCCCGCGCTGGGCCGATTTTGCCGATCCGCTCGAAGCCATTGCCCGCCGCGCCCGTGCCCGCAAGGCCGACCACGCTCAGGCGCAGGAAGCCGCCCGGCGCGGAATCTCGCCCGAAGACCGCGCGGCCTATGAAGCGCTGAACCTGCCTTTCGATGCCGACCGGCGGGCCCTGCGCCGCCGCTACACCGAACTCGTGCGCCGCTATCACCCCGACCACAACGGCGGCGACCGCAGCCTGGAAACGAAGCTGCAACGCGTGGTCGAGGCCTATGACCGCCTGCGGCACTCGCCGGGCTTGCGATAACCGGAACAAAAAAGGGGGAAGGAGCGTGTGGCCCCTCCCCCCCCCCCTTTCTTTTCAGACGGAACGCCCCCGGCTCACAGCCGCTCGGCATGCCAGCGCAGATGGTCGTCCATGAAGGTCGAGATGAAGTTGTAGCTGTGGTCGTAGCCCGGCTGCATCCGCAAGGTGAGGTCGACCCCGGCCTTTTCGCAGGCCTGTGCGAACAGGTGCGGGCGCAGTTGCTCGGCCAGAAAGCTGTCGGCCTCGCCCTGATCGATCAGGATCGCACCCGCCGGGCGCTTGCCGTCCTCGACCAGCGCGGTCGCGTCGTGCGCGCGCCACAGGGCCTTGTCCTCGCCCAGATAGCCGCCCAGCGCCTTGTGGCCCCACGGCACTTGCCCCGGCGCGACAATCGGCGCGAAGGCCGAAAGCGACTTGAAGGTTTCGGGGAAGGTCAGCCCCAGCGTGAGCGCGCCATGGCCGCCCATCGAGTGGCCGGTGATGCCCATGCGCGCCGGATCGACCGGGAAATGGGCCGCGACCAGCGCGGGCAGTTCCTGCGCGATATAGTCCCACATCCGATAGTGGGCGGCGAACGGCGCCTGCGTGGCGTTGACATAAAAGCCCGCGCCGAGGCCGAAATCATAGGCCCCGGCCGGATCGTCGGCCACGCCTTCGCCGCGCGGCGAGGTATCGGGTGCCACGAAAACCAGCCCCAGTTCGGCGCAGAGGCGGCGATATTCGCCCTTGTCGGTCACATTGGCATGGGTGCAGGTCAGCCCCGAGAGGTAGAACAGCATCGGCAACTTTGCGCCTTCGCCTACCTGCGCCTGGGGCGGCACGAAGACCGAGAAGGTCATCTCCGTCCCCGTCGCCGCCGAAGCATGCTTGTAGACCTCCAGCGTGCCGCCATGGGCCTTCGAGGTCGAAACGGTTTCGAGGGTCATTGCACCGCACCATAATTGTGCAGCGCGCAAAGCTTGTGGCCATCGGGATCGCGCAGATAGGCCAGATAATAAGGCGTTCCCTTGCGCACGCCCGGCGGGTCTTCGCAGGCACTGCCGCCATGGGCGAGGCCCGCCGCATGCCAGGCGTCGGCCTGTTCCGGGGTCATCGCGAAGCCGAGCGTGAAGCCGTTGGCGCAAGTGGCCGGTTCGCCGTTGATCGGCTTGGTCAGGATGAAGATGCCGCCGTTGTAGACATAGATCAGGCGCCCGGCATCGCGGTCGAGCAGGCCTTCGGGGCCCCCGAACGCGGCGAAAGTGGCGTCGTAGAAGGTCTTGGCGCGATCGAGGTCGTTGGTACCGAGCATCAGGTGGCTGAACATGGGGCCGCTCTCTCTCCGAACTGCGGCGCGCCGCGCGCCGCCTTGCGCAAGGGTGTGCCCGCCCGCGCCGGGCAAGGTCAAGCCCGCGTCCTCTTATTCCGGCCCTGATCCCGAAACAAACCCCAGCCGCGCCATGGCCATGCGCAACTCCTTGAGGCCATAAGGTTTGGTAATGACAGGAACATCGCCCCAGGCGCGGGTGTCGAGCCCTTCCCCATAGCCGGTGGCAAAGGCAAAGCGCACGCCCAGTTCGGCCAGCCGGTCGGCGATGGGGGCGCTGGTGGTGACCCCCAGATTGTAATCGAGCAGGGCGAAATCGAACAGGCCCTCGCCCGTCATGCGCTCGTCTATCATGCGCAGCGCGTCGCGCACCGAAGGCACCGTGGTGACACTGCGCGCGCCCAGATCGCGCAAGGCTTCCTCGCCATCGAGGGCGATGATCATGCTGTCCTCGACCAGCAGCGCGTCCTTGCCCGCCAGCGGCGTGCATCCGCCCTCGGCCCGGATCGGCAGGGCGCCATGTGCCCGCGCCGCCGCAACCCCGGCGATGGAACGTGCAGGCAGCGTGAAACGGGCGTGGAGGCCCTGCCGGTGGAAGTCCACCCGCGCGGTGCCCCCCAGATCGTAGGGGATCGAGCGTTCGATGATCGTGCTGCCAAAGCCGCGATGCCCCGGCTCGCGCACCTCCGGGCCATCGCGTTCGCGCCAGTCGATCACCAGATCGCCGCTTTCCCGCTCGATCTCCCACGAGAGGTCGACCGTGCCGCTGTCGGCCAGCGCGCCATATTTGGCGGCATTGGTGGTCAATTCGTGGATCACCAGCGCCATCGTCACATAGCCACGGGATAGAGCAGGACATTCTCGCCGCGCGCGACGATCCGGTGCGAGCGGTCGCGCAAGTAGGCGCTGGCCTCGACCTCGATCAGTTCGAGCAGCGGCGCCGGGCCCCAGCGATCGGCGGTGATCTGGTCGTGCGCGCGGGCGAGCGAGCGGATGCGGTCGTCGAGCGTGGCGATGAACGTCGCCACATCCTGTGCCCCGTCGCGCGTCTGGGCGATCAGGCCCCGGATCAGCGAGAGGATGTTGCGCACGCGGTGGTTGAGTTCGGCGATCAGCACTTCCTGCCGCTCGGAGGCGCGCGCGCGCTCGGCCCCGGCAGTCTCGGCCAGCCGCACCAGCACTTCGAGCATGCCCACGCGCAAGGCTTCGGCCACGCGGCGCTGCGCGGGGGTGAAGGACAGGCAGGTGCCCTTGACCAGCTCGCTCCAGGCCTCGAAGCTCTTGCGCGGGGTCAGGCGCGGGCCGTTGGGGCCATAGACCATGTCCTTTTCGGGCTTGCCCCCCCAGCGCACCTCGCGCAGGCGCTCGGCCCGGAACAGCACGACATAGTCACGCGGCTCGCGGCTGAGCGGGATCGCCAGCATGCCCGCGGCCACATCGGCATGACCGGCGGCCTCGGGCACGAGGGTCTGGATCGATTCGGTGGCAAAGACCTGCCCCGAGGATACCCGGTTGAGCATCCGCACGATGGCCTCGAACTGCGCGGCCGAAGGGGTGAGCCCCACCAGTGAAAGCTGCCCGCGCATGAAAATGCCGATGCCATCGGCCGGAATCGCATCGCCGATCACGTCGGCCAGCCATTGCGGATCGTCGAGCAGGTCGTTGTCCTGCGCCACGGTCGCCAGCAGGCGGTCGGTCACCGCGCGCCCACGCGCTTCATAATCGCGCGCCTGGGCATGTTCGCGCGCTTCGAGCATCAGCGAGAACATCTGCCCGAACAGTTCGGCCGCGCCGCGCGCGGCCATCGTGGGCAGGCGCGGGGCATAGTGATGGCAGGCAAACAGGCCCCAGAGCTTGCCCCCCACCACGATCGAGATCGACAGCGAGGCCCGCACGCCCATGTTGCGCAAATATTCGATATGGATCGGCGAGACCGCGCGCAGCACGCAGAGCGACTGGTCGAGCACCTGCCCTGCCGGATCGCGCCCGGGCACGAGCGGCACGGGCACCGCCCCGACATCGGCGATCACGCGGAACGTGTTGCGCAAATAGAGCTGGCGCGCCTGTGCGGGAATGTCGCTGGCCGGGTAGTGGAGGCCCAGAAAGCTCTCGACACCGTGGCGCACCGCTTCGGCGACGACTTCGCCCGATTCCTGCGCATCGAACCGGTAGACCATCACCCGGTCGAACCCGGTGATCGCGCGGACCTGCCGCGCACCTTCGCGCAGGAAGGCAGACAGATCGTCGACATGCTGGAGCCGCGCGATCATCCCGCGCACGACCGAAACCGCCTCGATCGGCTCGACCGCCGCCGGTTCGGCCTCGATCACGATCTCGCGCCCGGCAAAATGCACGGCCACGTCGAACAGCCGCGCGTCCCCCAGCAGGGCCAGCCCCAGAATCCGTTCGACCGCATCGGGGCCGCGCAGGCCGGTCAACCGGTTGCGGATCGTGTGGATCGCCTCGCGCGCAAACAGGTGGTTGAGCGGCATGCCCAGCGCGGCCTCGGGCGCGGCTCCGGTAAAGCCTTGCAGGTTTTCCGAAACCCGCGCGATCATCCAGTCCGGCGTGGTGGCGACGAGGAAGCCGAAAGGCTGGACATTGCCCAGAATGTGGATCGGCTCGCGGTCGCAATTGCTCAAGTCGACAGCAAAACCGTCAGCCCCGGCGTGGGAGCGCTGCTCGTGGGGGGCTGGAATTTGGGTCATCGGCATTGCCAGCAATGCACGACCGGGCGTTTGGTGCCACAGTTTTTTACGATTGGGGGCCTTTCTGCCCCTCCGTCAGCCCTTCGGGCTGCTTTCCTCCCCATTGCATGGGGAGGATCAGGAACAAGCTCCTCCCCACGCTGTGGGGAGGAGCTTCTATCGGGCGGCGATCAGCCCAGACCGGGAATGGCCTGCTGTTCGATCACCGGGGCCTCGAAGCTGGCCATCGGCCAGGCGCAATAGTCGGCGGCGTAGTAGGCGCTCGGGCGGTGGTTGCCGCTCTCGCCCAGCCCGCCGAAGGGCATCGTCGCCGCAGCGCCCGTGGTCGGACGGTTCCAGTTGACCACGCCCGCGCGCACGAACAGGCGGAATTCGTCCCACAGCGACGGATCGGCGCTGACCAGCCCCGCCGAAAGGCCAAAGGCCGTGGCATTGGCGGCCTCGATGGCGGCGGCAAAACCGGCCACGCGGCGGACCTGCAACACGGGCGCGAAAATCTCGCGGTCGGGCGTGGCAACGCCGGTCACGTCGAGGATCACCGGCGCGAAGAAGGCCTCGCGGCGCCCGGCCAGTTGCGCTTCGGTCAGGATCGGGCGCGCACCGGCCACGACCAGCGCCTGAACCGCCTCGCGCGCGGCGCGGGCCTGTGCATCGCCGATCAGCGGGCCCATGAAGGCTTCGCCCTCTTCGTCCCACGCCGCAATCGGCAGGGCGCGCGCCAGATCGACCAGCGCGGCCAGCACCGCATCGCCCCAGTCGCCTTCGGGCAGGATCAGCCGCCGCGCGCACGAACAGCGCTGGCCGGTGGTGATGAAGGCCGACTGGACGATCAGGCTGGCCACCGCCGACGGATCGCCATCCCAGGCCACCAGCGGATTGTTGCCGCCCAGTTCGAGCGCGAGGATCACGTCGGGACGGTCGGCAAACTGGCGGCGGAAGACCTGCCCGGCCTGCGCCGAACCGGTGAACAGCAGCCCGTCGATGGGCCCGGCCAGCAGCGCCTCACCCGTCTCGCGTCCGCCCTGCACGATGGTCAGCACGCCTTCGGGCAGGCCCGCCTCGCGCCAGAGCGCGCCCATCGCAGCGCCCGTCGCCGGGGTCAGTTCCGAAGGCTTGAACACCACCGTATTGCCTGCCAGCAGCGCGGGCACGATGTGGCCATTGGGCAGGTGGCCGGGAAAATTGTAGGGCCCGAGCACGGCCATCACGCCATGGGGCCGGTGCGACAGGCTGGCCGTGCCGAACGGCATGTCGGCGCTGCGCGCGCCCGCGCGCTCGGCCTGGGCGGCGATGGACACGGCAACCTTGCCCGCCATCGAGGCCTGCTCGGTGCGGGTTTCCCACAGGAGCTTGCCGGTTTCCGCCGCGATCAGCGCGGCCAGCGTCGGGCTCGCCTTGACCAGTTCGGCATAGCGGCGGGCAATCGCCACGCGCTCTTCGAGCGGCGTGCGCGCCCAGCCCGGAAAGGCCGCGCGCGCGGCCTCGATGGCTGCGGCGCAAGCCGCCGCATCGGCCACGTTCCCTTCCCAGACAGCATGGCCATGGGCGGGATCGAACGAGGTAAGGGTCTGGGTCACGGTCTCAACTCACGGTCAGGATGTCGCCGGGACGGGCGCCCAGCACGGCAAGGGTTTCTTCAGGCAGGATCAGCGCGCCTTCCCCGATCCGTACCGGGGTGAGCACGGCGCGGAAACCCGCAAGGCCGGGATTGGCGACGAGCGACAGGCGCTCGTTGGCCTGCGCCTCCACTTTTCCGGCCTGCACGGGCAGGCTGCGGGCATTGCGGATCGTGCGGATATGGTCGCGCGTGGCGGTCACCGTCGGGCCGCCATCGAAGATGTCGATCAGGCCCGAGCGGGTGAAGCCCTCGTCCTCCAGCATGGCGAGCGCGCGCTCGCCATGGCGATGGACCTTGCCAATGGCCTCGCGCGCGGAAGGCGCGCACAGTTCAAGGTAGATCGGATGGCGCGGCGCGAGATCGAGGATGAACTGGCCATCGGTCGCGGTGATCATCCGGTCCGCGTCCTCGAACGGCAGGCGGAAGAACTTGCCCGCAATGCCATTCCAGAACGGGCTTTCGTCGCGCTCGTCGAACCAGCCGCGCAGTTCGGCCATGATCGTGGGCGCGAACAGGCCCGCATTGGCGCCGATCAGCGCATAGCGCGCGCGCGCCAGCAGCGAGCCGGCCCCCGCCTGCCGCTTGCGCGGACGCAGGAACAGCGAGCCCACTTCCGACGCGCCCGTGCATTCGTTGACCAGCACCAGCGCCTGATGGTCGAACCGGGTGCCCGTGGCCGACGAATATTGCGCCAGCGTCATCACCCGGAACGAATAGTGCGGCCGGTGCAGCCCGACCCCGCCCTTGATGCTCGCCACCCCCTCGATGGAGCCGGTAGCGGTATCTTCGAGCATCAGCGTGTACCACGCCTCGCTCGCAGGAAGATCGCGCGCAAAGCTCTGTTCCGACAGGGCGAGCCGCTCGGTCAGGACGGCGCGATCCTCGGGCAGGCTGGTGAAGCCCTTGCCCGAGAGAAAGGCCAGATCGAGCAGCGCGTCGATATCAGCCGGTCCCGCCGGCCGCACCACCAGCATCAGGCGCCTGCCAGCGCAGGCTGCGCGTCAACCTTGCCCCAGCCGCGCGCGCGCGCATCGGCCAGCGTCGCGTCGAGCCGGGCCAGCGCCTCGTCCACTTCGGCAGGCGCGATCAGCAGCGAGGGCAGCAGGCGAATGCAGTTGTCGCCGCCACCGGCCACCAGCAGGCCATGCTCGCGCGCCAGCGCCATGACTTCGCGGTTGTTGGGGTGCAGCTTGAGGCCCATCAGCAGACCCTTGCCGCGCGGCTCGACCACCTGATCGGGATAGCGCGCGGCCAGCGCCGCAAAGCCGGTGAAGAAACGCTCGGACATGGCCCCGACATGGGCCAGCGCCTCGTCCTTCGCAAGGATTTCGAACACGGCAAGGCCCACGGCCATGGCCAGCGGATTGCCACCGAAGGTCGTGCCGTGGAGGCCGGTGCCCATGCCGCTCGACGCCTCCGCGCTCGCCAGCACGGCCCCGATGGGGAAACCGCCGCCCAGCGCCTTGGCAATAGCCATGATGTCGGGCTCGGCGCCGGGGAACCACTGGTGGGCGAACAGCTTGCCGGTGCGGCCCATGCCGCTCTGCACTTCGTCGTGGATCAGCAGGACGCCGTGTTCGCGGGTCAGGCGGCGCAGCGCCAGCAGGGTTTCCCCGTCGAACGCGCGCGCACCGCCTTCGCCCTGCACCGGCTCGATGATCACCGCCGCCGTGGTCGGGCGGGACACCGCCTCCTGCACGCTCGCCCAGTCGTCGATCGAAAGCTGGTGATAGCCGGGCAGGCGCGGGCCGAAGCCTTCGAGGTACGAGGGATTGCCCGAGGCGTTGATCGCGCCATAGGTCCGCCCGTGGAACGAACCGGCAAAGCCGATCACGTCGACGCGCTGCACGTCGCCCTTCGCGAAGTGATAGCGGCGGGCGATCTTGAGCGCGGCCTCGACCGCCTCGGTGCCCGAATTGGCGAAATAGGCCATGTCGGCAAACGTCGCGGCGGTCAGCTTTTGCGCCAGCTCTTCCTGTCCGGGAATGCGGAAGATGTTGGAAACATGCCAGAGCTTGTGCGCCTGGGTGGTCAGCGCCTCGACCAGCGCGGGATGGGCATGGCCGAGCGCGCACGTCGCGATCCCCGCCACGCAATCGAGGAAGCGGCGGCCATCGCGCGCCTCAAGCCAGACGCCTTCCCCGCGTTCCACTTCGATCTGGGCACGGGCATAGAGCGGCATCAGAGCTTCGGACATGAGACTTTCTCCCCGCAATCGTCGTTGCGGACTTGTGGTTGCATCAAAACGGGAATTTTGCCGAATTCAGGCGGCGTGTCAGGCGGCCTGGGTCATCTTGAAGATGCCCGTGGCATTGCCGCTGTCGAACGCGAGGTCGAGCTTGCCGGTGGCCGGATCGACACGGCGGGTGATGAATTCGAAGAACGAACCGGGCACCTCGCGCGCGACCAGCGTGCCGTCGGCAGCGCGGAACGTGCGCTTGACTTGCGCGGCGCGCAGCGCGGTCTGGCGCACACGGCCCGAGGCGGAGGTTTCCACCTTGTCCTTGATGCTGCGCCCGGCCTCGCGCTCGCCCTGCGCGGTAGCCTCCACATCGGTCACGCGGTCGGTCACATGGTTGAAGGCATTGCCTTCGGTGGAAATCCAGGCCGCCTCGGCGCTTTCGGCCAGCAGGGTTTCGTAGTCGGCCTCGAACGGCACCGCGTGCTGGCGGTCGAACAGGCGCATCACCGTGCGCAGCGCATCGGCCGCATCGTCGGTCGGCACGCTGCCGCCCTCGCCCAGACGGGCCAGCACGGCGCCCGTCGCCGCGTCGAAGCGGTCGAGCGCGGAACCGAACACGCGCACCGCCGCCTTGGCGAAATCGGGCGAGAACTGGTCGACATGCAGTTCGCTCACGAAGAACTGCGGCATCGTTTCGGGAAACTGCGCATGGCACCAGACATGGCCGGTCATCTTCAGGCGCGGCAGCGGATAGAGCCCGACCTCGACATAGCCGAGCGGTTCGAGCACGCGGCGGATCGCCTCCACCCCCTGCGGCATCGCACAGCGCGTGCCCTGCGGCAGGGCCACCGTGCGCAGCGCGCCATGGTCGAGCACGATCCGGCGCCCTTCGCGCGCGCAGTCGGCGACATAGGCCGCCCCTTCGGGCACGCGGTCGATCAGATCGGCAAACAGCACGAGGTTGAGCGCCTCGGCAAAGCGCAAGGCATCGACACCATTGACCGGCGCATGGGCGCCCACCGGAACCATCGGCGCGGCGAGCGCACGAATCTGCTCGGCACGGTCGCGTCCCAGGACATTTTCGACAAGGTCGCCACTGCCTGCAAGTTCGATGGTTGCGGAATGCTGCATTATGCGACCTTTCGATCTAGTATCGTTGCTGGCCCCTGTTTATGCTAGGAAAGCAGCGCCTCAAAACGGCGATGTGTCATCTGTAGATCAGGTTTTGGAATGAGCGACTCCCGCCGGGAACTCCCTTCGATGACAGCTCTGGCCTGTTTCGCGAGCGCCGCGCGCGAAGGCGGCTTCTCGCGCGCGGGCGAGCACCTCGGCCTGACCCAGAGCGCGGTCAGCCGCCAGATCGCCCTGCTCGAAGAAAGCCTGCAAACCCCGTTGTTCACCCGCCACGGGCGGCGCGTCACCCTCAACGAGGCGGGCCGCGCCTATCTCGAAGACATCGAACCGGCGCTGCGCCGCATCCGTCAGGCCACGATCAAGACCATGGACCGGGGCAGCCGCCGCGATCTGGCCATCGCCACCCTGCCCAGCTTCGGCATGCGCTGGCTGGCCCCGCGCCTGCCGGGACTGACCACGCGCCACCCCGAACTGACCGTCAATTTCGCCGCGCGCTCGTTTCCGTTCAACTTGCGCGAGGAGCGTTTCGATGCCGCGATCCACTTCGGCGCGGCGGACTGGGCCGATGCAGAGATGGTCCCCCTGTTCACCGAACAGGCCGTGGTCGCCTGCGCGCCGGACTGGCTGCGCACCGAAGGGATCAGGGCCCCCGCCGACCTGCTTGACAAGCCGCTCCTGTTCCAGACCTCGCGCCGACAGGCGTGGAACCGCTGGTTCGCCGCGGCGGGAATCGAAGGCCTGCCCCCGCTCAAGGGGCCCAATTTCGAGCAGTTCCTGATGCTGGCCCAGGCCGCCGCCGCCGGATCGGGCGCAGCGCTGCTGCCGCGCTTCCTGATCGAGCCCGAACTGGAGTCTGGCGTGCTGGTCACCCCGTTCGAGACCGCGCTGGTCGATGAAGGGCGCTATTACCTCGTCCTGCGGCCCGACTGGCGCGAACATGCCGGGCTGGTCAAGTTTCATGACTGGCTGGTGGAGGAGGTGCGGTGACTTTTGCCCCTCCACCACCCGCTATGCGGGCGGTGGAGGGGCGCGGGTTAGAACGTATTGTCGCGCGGAAATCCGACTGGAGGCAGGCGCCCGGCCGCGCCGCGTGCGACCTTCCACGGGAGCAGGTCCTTTTCGACGCGGGTGCGCCCGGTGTCGCCGCCCATTGTCCAGCTCAGGCCGTCTTCGAGCCTGAGCGTGATCGCGTCGGACAACCCGCCATCGCGATAGCGTTGCAGCGTAACCCCCTGCCCCTTGGCCAGGATCGGCACTTCGGAGAGCGCGAAGATCACCAGCTTGCGGTTCTCGCCCATGACCGCGACATGGTCGTGTTCGGGCGCGATCTCGCGCACGATCTTGAGCTGGACACCCGGCTTGGTCGAGACGACGCCGCGCCCCTTTCGTGTTTCGGCGAGCAGTTCGTCCATTTCCGCCGCGAAGCCGCGCCCGCTGTTGGCTGCCAGCAGAAGCTGGCCCTTGGGGCGATAGACGACCAGCGCGACGATGTGGGCATCCGGGTCGATGTCGACCATCGTGCGGATCGGCTCGCCAAAGCCGCGCGCGCCGGGCAATTTGTCGGCACCCAGCGTATAGAACCGCCCGGTGTCGAGCGCGACCAGCAGCTTGTCGGTCGTCTGCGCGTGGAGCACCCAGGCCGGGCCGTCGCCTTCCTTGAACTTGAACTCGGTATCGAGCGGCAGGTGGCCCTTGGCCGCGCGAATCCAGCCGCGCGCGGAAAGGACGACGGTGACCGGCTCCTTCTCGATCATCGCGTCCATCGAGAATTCGCGGGTGGGCGCGGCCTCGGCAATGGTGGTGCGGCGGCGGCCCAGCACCGTTTCGGGGCCATAGTCCTTGCGCAGGGCGGCCAGTTCGCGCTTCAGGCGCGTGCGCTGGCGTGCCGGGCTTTCGAGCAGCTTGTTCAGCTCGTCCTGCTCGGCCAGCAAAGCGTCGTGCTCGCGGCGCAGTTCCATTTCCTCAAGCTTGCGCAACGAGCGCAGGCGCATGTTGAGGATCGCCTCGGCCTGGCGGTCGGTCAGGCCGAATTCGGCCATCATGACCGGCTTGGGCTCGTCCTCGGTACGGATGATCTCGATGATCCGGTCGAGGTTGAGATAGGCAATGATATAGCCTTCGAGCAGTTCGAGCCGCGCGGCGATCTTGTCGAGCCGGTGCTGCGCGCGGCGCAGCATGATGTCGATCTGGCTGATCACCCATTCCTGAACGAGATCCTTGAGGCCGAGCACGCCGGGGGTGCGCTGGGCATCGAGCACGTTGAGGTTGAGGCCAAAGCGCGATTCAAGGTCGGTCAGGCGATAGAGCGATTCCCTGAGCAGGTCGGGATCGACATTGCGGCTCTTGGGCACGAGTACGATGCGGATATGCTCGTCGCTCTCGTCGCGCACGTCTTCGAGGATCGGCAGCTTCTTGTCGCCGATGAGGGCAGCGATCTGCTCGATCAGCTTGCCCTTCTGGACCATGTAGGGAATTTCCGAGACGACCAGTTGCCACTGGCCGCTGCCCAGCTTCTCGATGCCGGTCTCTTCCCACTGCCCCGCCTCGTCGCGCCCGGTCGAAAAGCGCCCGCGCACGCGCAGTGAGCCGCGCCCGGTTTCATAAGCCGCAGCGATCAGCGCCGGGCTGTCGACCACCACGCCCCCGGTGGGGAAATCGGGACCGTGGAACACTTCCATCAACTGGGCATGCTCGGCCTGGGGATTGTCGATCAGCATCAGTGCGACGTCGACGATCTCGGCGACATTGTGGCTGGGGATATTGGTGGCCATGCCCACCGCGATCCCGCTGGCGCCATTGGCCAGCAGGTTGGGAAAGAGGCCGGGGAAAATGTCCGGCTCGTGATCCTCGCCATTGTAGGTGGGGACGAAATCGACCGTGCCTTCGTCGAGTCCCGCCATCAGGCGGATCGCCGTCGGCGTCAGGCGCGCTTCGGTGTAGCGGTAGGCGGCGGCGTTATCGCCGTCGATATTGCCGAAGTTGCCCTGCCCCTCGACCAGCGGATAGCGCAGCGCGAAATCCTGCGCGAGGCGGACCATCGCGTCGTAGACCGAGGCATCGCCATGGGGATGATACTTGCCGATGACATCGCCGACCACGCGCGCCGATTTCTTGAACGCGCTGTTGGGGTCGAGCCGCAATTGCCGCATGGCCCAGAGCAGGCGGCGGTGGACCGGCTTGAGCCCATCGCGCAAGTCGGGCAGCGAGCGCGCGGTGATCGTCGAGAGCGCATAGACCAGATAGCGTTCCGACAGCGCGGAATCGAACGGGGCATCGACAATCGCGTCAAACGGATCGGATGCGTCGAAGGGGTCTGTCAGATCATCGGCCATGGGAAACAAGGTGTAGCAACACCGTGAACAAAACGGAACCTCTGTAAACGCGCCCGTGCCCGTGCCGCCTGTGGGCAAATTGGCGCCCTATTCGAGGCGCCCGCCGCTCAGCACCCGCGCCAGCCCCGGATGGACCCGGCGCAAGGCCTGGCCCAGCACGACCGCCCCGCCCAGCGCCAGCACCGGCTGCCCGAGCAGGAACAGCGGATAGGCCGGTGCCCCCAGCGGGCCGGTGATCTGGCCGATGGCCGGCCCGGCGCACCAGATCAGGATCAGGTGCGCGCAAAACATCAGGAACACATATGGCTCGGCCCGCAGGAGGCCATCGCCCAGCCGCTGCATCCGCCCTTCCCCGGCCAGCCGCCACGCCAGCGCCCAGAAACACAGCGCCGTGGCCGCGCGCATGGCCAGATCGGCCAGCGCGAAGACCAGCGGATGCGCGGCTTCCTCCGCCGCATCGAAGACTTCCAGCCAGATCTTGAGCGCCGCCATCGCCAGATAGGGCAGGACCAGCAGCTCCAACGGCCAGCCCCCCACCCGCGCAGCCAGATCGCCCCGGCGGGCGAGCATGCCCAGCACGAAAAATGCAAGGATCGAGGGCCGCTGCAACACGTAAAAGCCCCAGGGCAGGCCCCCGGCAAAGAGGCTCCAGACCAGAGCCATCAGCGCGATGCCCCCCA
The genomic region above belongs to Novosphingobium sp. IK01 and contains:
- the parC gene encoding DNA topoisomerase IV subunit A, whose amino-acid sequence is MADDLTDPFDASDPFDAIVDAPFDSALSERYLVYALSTITARSLPDLRDGLKPVHRRLLWAMRQLRLDPNSAFKKSARVVGDVIGKYHPHGDASVYDAMVRLAQDFALRYPLVEGQGNFGNIDGDNAAAYRYTEARLTPTAIRLMAGLDEGTVDFVPTYNGEDHEPDIFPGLFPNLLANGASGIAVGMATNIPSHNVAEIVDVALMLIDNPQAEHAQLMEVFHGPDFPTGGVVVDSPALIAAAYETGRGSLRVRGRFSTGRDEAGQWEETGIEKLGSGQWQLVVSEIPYMVQKGKLIEQIAALIGDKKLPILEDVRDESDEHIRIVLVPKSRNVDPDLLRESLYRLTDLESRFGLNLNVLDAQRTPGVLGLKDLVQEWVISQIDIMLRRAQHRLDKIAARLELLEGYIIAYLNLDRIIEIIRTEDEPKPVMMAEFGLTDRQAEAILNMRLRSLRKLEEMELRREHDALLAEQDELNKLLESPARQRTRLKRELAALRKDYGPETVLGRRRTTIAEAAPTREFSMDAMIEKEPVTVVLSARGWIRAAKGHLPLDTEFKFKEGDGPAWVLHAQTTDKLLVALDTGRFYTLGADKLPGARGFGEPIRTMVDIDPDAHIVALVVYRPKGQLLLAANSGRGFAAEMDELLAETRKGRGVVSTKPGVQLKIVREIAPEHDHVAVMGENRKLVIFALSEVPILAKGQGVTLQRYRDGGLSDAITLRLEDGLSWTMGGDTGRTRVEKDLLPWKVARGAAGRLPPVGFPRDNTF
- a CDS encoding acyltransferase family protein gives rise to the protein MLCIMGIVYVHAWTGLYGPSLSALADTPQGLLRWGLIELLGRSSVPLLSMISGWLVGPSLARRGWRRFLAGKVRAVLVPMVAWNLIAIVVVSGAALAGWLYAPHPEALNLAALDWLANELLAFRAPNEINVQMPFLRDLFVCLVAAPLLVRARTPVLGGIALMALVWSLFAGGLPWGFYVLQRPSILAFFVLGMLARRGDLAARVGGWPLELLVLPYLAMAALKIWLEVFDAAEEAAHPLVFALADLAMRAATALCFWALAWRLAGEGRMQRLGDGLLRAEPYVFLMFCAHLILIWCAGPAIGQITGPLGAPAYPLFLLGQPVLALGGAVVLGQALRRVHPGLARVLSGGRLE